The genome window TACTTTATTCGTCATTATGGATCCGTAAAGTTTTACAAGCAGTGCATTGCTTTtatatctgtaaaatataaacgacTAATTAATAGAAGGATTTGCGTAAGCTTGGCTTCtcaatttaattcttctttatGTATTTCCTTAGCTTAAATTTACGTACACGGATATATTAACGTAACGATGCTTCCGCCGACAATCGTGCTGTAAATCTTCGATTTCTCTGTGAAATTACAAACATCGGGATCGCGACATCTAACATTGATTTGACGAAActagaattaaaattgacaAGGTGCGCTGGTAAAGTCGGGTTTGAGGATCAAAAGGAAAAGTTTTTGATAACagttaatataatacattattttgttATCTATAGTATATGTGCCTACGTACgtaaaaaatgtgaaaagtcAACAATTTTTCTACTGGTAATGGTCATACTTGGTTTAAAGTGAATTTACATTTGTACTGAATAATCAGATTCGATTATTAAAACTATTCACGAATacctttatataaattataaaaaagtaatttatacatataattatatataattattatataattaatggtactttattaatataataaaattactattaacataaatttacgCGATTATTTCGCAAACACTTATTTCTCACAAAACTcgacagtttttatttttaaataatttcgtgtTTATTCGCTATAATATAAATCGACAATTTATCTTATCACATTAAATGCATCAATAACTGccattaaaacatttttacagaCATCTGTATTTCTAGATCATCGTGACTgctaatataaaattcatctaaaacaaattttattctcttaacCGATTTGAATCATGATGTGCAGAGGATTActtatttaatgaaaacttcgtttgtctttattaaaactttcacGTAAGTTCTCTTATGTACATAAATGTATGCAGATGTATGCAAATTCTTGTTCAAGTATTAGAATcgtcgataattaaatatgattgtacatacatatatatgtatcaaTATTATCAGTCTACACCCTGtgagtagaaaaaaaaagaagattgaTATaagatgaaatattaaaattgcaatgtAAATGTCAAGAAGAACAAAGATTTTTCCTTCGCTATATGATAGGATTcttatcgataaaattttacaacttgTACCATTTTCCAATGGTACTGACAAATTCGTGTGAAAGTTTCAATTGTATATGGATCTATAAAGTAGCTTCTAATCTTTTTATCTCCTTAGAGATTTCTATTTTCCGGGCAATTTTTTCGAGTATCTCTTTGTCGGGATTTTTCAGGGCACCAGATTTCATTTTATCCTCTAACACTTCAATTTCCCTAATTTTCTTTCGAAGATTTTTCAATCTCTTTTGTGGATCAGTCGTTTTTTGTGCGACATTTGAACTGTCCTTGTTTACGCTATTTGTCGTGGTGGCCTGTTTCGCAATAGCCGGTAGCTTATCAGAATGGCTTAAAGCTTCTTTATGCGATTCAGGCTCCGAGATCGTAATTTTGGCTAATCCTTCGGTAGCAGAGTCTACAGCTTTTGATttgttcttcttctttttctttttagatccTTCTTGGGTTTTTGCTTGCATACCAGGTATTACCTTATTCTTCACTGCTAAAGCCTCTAGCTTGGCTTTATGTTCAGCTATAAATTCAGGACTGGCGCCAACAGGATATAAGggcttttttattaattgttttcctTTGCTTTCGTATCTGAAAACGAAGTATAAGAATATAAGCATGACAAATTTCTAACAGGAAAGTTATCGAAATATCGGAGGGCACATCAAGATTACTTACAATGGAACTTCTTCCTGAGGAATATATCCATCTTTCACTCGACGTTGCTTGCGCCACGTACCATCAGGTCGTTGACTGGCCGGGATAAACGTACCTGAAACAaagcgatatattttaataataatattttaactgcATTCGCATAAAACGTTGGCACTTATAATCGCAAGAACGTGTCTAATATtgcactaaaaaaaataataaaaatttataatggtCAATGGAAAACGTTTAATACGACGGTCAGCTTGGGGGAGCACATCGCGGGGTTTGGAACACGTGAAAATTACCCGAGGTTTACCGGCCTAACTATAGCGCATGGATATAACGGAACGATCTATTATTACGCAAAGCTGATCGTTCTGCACTTGTTTACAATGACCGAGGTTAGAGCCGGCGCGTCCCGCGAGTACGCGGCTCCGTTCGCAGCGCGGTGATCATTTACGGGTCCTTACCGGTCTCATCCTTGATGTAAGTCGACGCCATCGCAATTGCCTCGCGAGAGCGCGTGCCTccggaaaatgtaaaaaataaacgtaaaacgTCCTCGACTATCAGCGTGCCATCCTGCGATTTCACTATATCGTCTACGGAGCGAAATCTCCGACGGCTCCTCTCCTCTGATTTCGATCGCAGACTCGGCAGGCGAGCCGACAGGTGTCGCGACGAGTCTCGTTCCGGTTTTCGTAAATTAACGAGCGAACCTCGGTCGGAGACGACCACCGCCTAATACCTATTCCTCTCAAATACTTGTGCAAGAGGTTAGGGTTGAGGctaaattaagattaattaaactttatccAATTACGGTCTTTTATATAACTTGAGATAAATATGACTATACGAGATGCTGCATTGCGCCAGCTCGAGGCaagaattttgttttattaattgtcaCGACGGTCGGCACagaatgtttttctttttttttttttttagaccgCTGTATTTCCTCTCGTTCGCGAATTGTCGCGAAGACAGAATTAAGCTTCTCCTTAATGAGCTTGAACGAGTAGCtctaactttttatttatctaatcGTTTTAGAAATATCTGCCATGAgtgcttaaaaaatttttttttaatataattaatatattttattttttaatattattgtgcattgttattaaaacgtaatgtaaaatcatattaattaatatattttacacagacataaaataaaaacaaaattttaaccatagatgatttttttaagtaagtaaaaatgatcaaatttaattataaaaatatattaaagggAGACATATAAAAGAAGAGTTGcgaagaatttatttcgaaagcgACGTCGGTCTTAAAGCTTCGTTACTTATtgtcaaaataataatcaaggAAACGGAGAGGCGAATGCAAGTATCTCGGCGTAGACCCGCAAGGAGTCGCGGTCCCGAGGGCTAGCTCTCGATCTAGCCGGGCTGCTTCCGGGGGATGCTGCGCGCGCGCAACGGGGGATGCGTTCCGTTCTCATCTCGCAGTTTCGCAGCCTCCCTTTCGCGACCCGTGTCAACTCCATCACGGCACGATCGGaggtgtgtgtgtgcgcgtaCAGTTTCCCGTGTCTCGCTGTTCCCGGGTACGCCGGGTACGTCCGGCCCGGTTACGATCGTTATTGTGGTCCCGGATCTCGGGGTCCTCGCGCGTCTCTCGCTCCGCCACCGAGCCGTACACGATCCGAATGCGTCGCCCCGCGCCGGAAAATGGAAACCGCAATCTTTGGTACGTAGCCGCATAAACGACTCCTTGTCAACCTCGCCTCTGTGTACGATAATCGAACGTTTCGCTGGGGAAGTAGATTTCTAATTGCATCCGGTTTAAGACGCGTTTCTCACCCTCGTTTGCCGAGTCTCTTTAAAGGTCACTGgatgtaacataaaaaaaaaaaagaaaaaaaaaaaaatggaatcACGCGTACCCGTTCAATAAGTATAAGTTCAAAGGCTCGTTACTTTCTAAGGTCACACACGAAGAGCAATGCAGCggataaagttaaaaagtcTTCTGATTACGATGCCTGCACGGGGTGTCCTGACTTATGTAATCGTTGTTAAGCAGCGATTGGTTCTAAGTAGAAGTTCATGGCGGTcaattaatgtaaatgtattttgttGCGGCGCGTTTTGCATGAATTTACATACGGCTTTGTTTCAGTTACATACTTGATAGATGTGGAAATGTATGGGATCAATCAGAGAaggcattaaaattaatttataaatttaagttGTGTAAAAATTCCCACTTTTGCAAATTaccgttattattaaatctgaGTCGTGGCACATACGTGCTATTAAAGCGTACGAGAAAATAGAATATTCTAAAGGAATTATACAACGCGacacttaattaaaatgatataatccCCCGGTTAATGttgcattttacattattcCATTTGccatcaaaataaaaaatgtagtatttaatttcgttgcGATGCAAATCGTGCAACGGTagaagataataaataaaaaataaagatgtgagggggagggaggaaacCGCAGAGCCTTCGACTAGTCGAGATAATTGTGCTAAACAATTTGCATTtcaaagtaaatattttaatggcAACGATCGCCTGTTGCGGACTGCTTTACACCCGAGAGTCAAAAAGCAGAGGGAATCTAAAAGAATTGCCGCTACGTTGAAACTGCTTCATCCAACCTGCGGTCCTGGACCTCgcagcctcctcctccttcctTTCCATCTTCGTCttctttcccctccccccgtttCTCCCTTTTTCATCGGACATTGCACCGATGCACAGGCGAGGCGTATGAGAAACGACCGCCTCGCCAAAAGATGGGATCGTCATCCGCGGAAGAAGCTAACTTATGATCCTGACTTCCCATCCTTCTGTCTCTAAGATTTCCGCAATCTGCCTCGAGATTACGATCCCGGAAAAACTTACTTAATTACTGCAACATCTCTCCGTAAATTCCCAAACCacagtttctttttaatccgTACTGTCGAAAAGCGAGAGACTTATATCGGTCAACTGTTGAAAGACGCCAAACGCGAAAATAACGAAAAGACTTTACAAGCGTGTAAAAAAGTCACTTCCTCAAAATGCATgttcacatatttttaataatacttaatatatatttttatagcaaATATTTCTCTCGCGGCATTTcctgataatatattttcaacgaTATTTTCTTATGCCAATTACCTTCTTTTCGTGCCGGTGAACGTAGATAAAAGAATATCGCTGATctgaatatttaaacgtaaCAGCGCAAAATATACAATTCGCTGAACATTtaggaatattaatattcaatatctCATCAAAATGCTTTACGTGTtacgcttttaattaaataataacaaattcGTGCCAGTAGTTTACAGCATGCGTCGAGACAGAATCTGGCGCAAAGGTAACGATTAATCGCGTTTCACGGAGTTACCGAATTACTACGCGCGCAAGACCGCGAGATTACtccggattttttttttcttatctttttttattttatttattttttttccttttccctttATCACCGCAATGCCCGAATAGAGGATAATCAGCGATGCAGCAGGCATGCTTAACACCAGATTGAACTTTATTCCCATACCTTGCCCTCGTTGCATAGAATGCTACCGGCGCGCTACTACTTTGCGAGGCCAAAGCGAGGTCCGTCAAACAGGTCACGATGTGCATATATCGCAGCACGCAGCGGCATTATGCGCGCTACATAGCGTATCGAGTACATAGAATAATCCATCGCCCgatgacgacggcgacgacgacggcggcggcggcaccGGCCCCGTCGTCGCCTGGGTGGTTTTCGCGGCGTGTCGCTGCGCATGCATCGGTTGGCATAATCGCGGGCTTACAGCCTACGTAAGACGCTTACGGTATTGCGAAATCTTAAAGCGCCTATCTCTTCGTACAAGATGCTCCGAAATTTCCCGTAAAACTTCCACGATGACCTCTTTAGATTCCTCCCGCTCCGATCTCTCCCGCTTGTGCATAAGCCCGTAGAGCGTTTTAAGAGATTGTTAAATCTTGACTTTACTAATTGTCAAAATCTTAGactcgataattaaaatttacaattttatcgaaGAGTCGACTggaagttaattaaaacgttttattattttaaaattattatttttttttttccctccggaACCCAATTCCATCATCGACCTTtcgagtttttaattaattttgtaaaattgtatcttaaacgaaataaagaaatgttattttgcgtttagaaaatttaatgaaagtaACGTTGCGAATATGTTAACATTTACacgattgtatttttaattaattggaaacgAAATTTGTTACAGTGACTTATTCAGATTTGGAAAAACGTATCCAGGAAAAGAGGAGTAAATTTTACGATAAACGGCCATGCGAATAGTgaaaagaacgagaaaaagaggatCAAGTAAATGCAGATGAAGAATATTCCGTAATTTTCTTCAATGTAAGCAGCTATTTTTTCAATGTATTATTTGGCATCTGAAGCAAGATAAGCGGCAAAAATTACGTTCGACAATGTAAGGAAAGAACCGGGACAGATTTAGCTCTTTATCACCATGCTTTTAACAAGGTATTTGATATCACTACCATTTAAGGCGAAGGTAACAGAACGGCGATCTCGTACCACCCTAATAGTTTAGTCAGCCGTGAAAGCTCAAGAGATGAAATGACGTGCGTGGGCAACTGCATATATATCTGCACACACGTACGTGCAAACGCAAGGCTTCTATATGTTTTCGATGCATTGATCAGCGAGGAATTTCTGCATACGTTTTCGCGCAACGATCAccgaaacgagagaaagaaattaaattaagccCGACAGATTGATCACAATTAAATAAGTCGCGATAACAAAATGTAAACGAGAGACAGAGATAAAGAAAGCTGGAATGGAAGCGAAAGAATCAGTCGCGTGTGTAACGTAAACCACCCCGAGTAGGACTCACCCTCGCGGACTTAACTTTTGCGGATCGACGCGGAAATTCTTTCGACCAGGTGGACGGTGATGCGTCGTCGAACAGAATGGCAGATACGACGGAACACAATCGTACAGCGTACGACGGAACGATGGCAGAAAAGTTGAATCTCACCTCGATGACATTCCTACCTTCCAATGTAGTCGCGGCCGCGTTTAACGCCGAGACGACTAATCCGTCTGTAGCGATGACAGGCGACCCTGCAGCCACCACTATCAAACCGCACCATCGGATCTACAACGCGACGGAGTATCCCGTCGAGCAAGATGAGCTCGATCACAGTAAGTAACACGGTGGTGCCGCGAAGAGAGCTATAAAGTTCTCGATAAAGACAGCTAAGTGGGTGGTGTCGCCTCTTCACAAAATccaaattctaattaattatgcatgcGGAAGGTTGAGACGTTGGATTTTCGAGCAAGACGTCTCGACGCATCTCTCGACTGTATTCCAAAGTCGGTCGCTGTTTAAAGTCACTTGGGAAATGTCGATTAGATGGAAAAGTTTAGAGGGACGTCCGTTTTCTGATAAATGCACAATCGATCTTCTTATCGTGTCGAAGCTTAATCGAAAAGTCTACGTGAGAAACGCTTAAAATGCAACGTCCGGGAAATGCAATaaagatgaattaaaaaaaaaaaccttattattaattttttttttttttaactactttgttatacattttatatttttttaattttattttttataaatattaaaaatagatttttaaaaggTGTGCCTCTTGTTCAGTTGCACCTCGAAAAGAACTTTATATAAATCGAGACATACGGCATAGAATTATCAGCGTCGTTGTGAAATTATCTTCATAGATTTACGatatgcaatttattattattataatttttttttttaaccatttGTTTCTGACGATACGCATAATCTCCGACAGGATAATCATACAAAAGGATCAGCTAGTAAAAGTTTCAAGTTATTATCGTACTTTCGCTTCAagaattttatgattattGTATTTCAGGTATCCTTGCCAACTTTTCAGACATACAGACCGTTTTGCTTGCATGCATATCGACGTTATTACCGCTGATCATCGCCTTGGGGATCGCCTTCGGCGTCAGGTATGCTAATTTTGcttattgcgaaaaaaaatatgccatCCGCGAGTGCCGATCGGttacccccttttttttttgatttttttttttttttacacacgcACAACCAGCTATAAGTTTTTCTAATATGCGTATCAGGCATGTGTGGCGAAAGTATCGGACCGACAGAGACAGCGGGAATGGTTTACCTTGGTACAAGAACGTCTGCAAACGCGATAATGCAGTCGAGTCGCAACATCATCATCCGCATTCCGGAAATGTTCCCGTTGAGGCTGCCACGAGGGTTCTCTCCGCACAAGACGTGAGTTAACGACTTTTTAACAACGTCACGGACGAGGAAAACCTCGTCGAATAGAATATTTACCACGAGCAAAatccttgttttttttcttttaattttatttttcgtcgAATAACCCTCAAAAGTCGCACGCAATGCAGAACATAATTAAATGTGCCGGACGTGAAAATGTCTTGAAACTGTAAAATAATCGCATCAAGAACGCGCACCGCGTTGTAACGAGGAAcaagaaaaaagggaagagcCTTAGAATAAAACGGAGACCTCTTTGCTAATTGGGGCAAGATTTTTCGTAGACCGCGGGAAGAAAGGCGGGTAACTTGAGAGGAAATATATAGGGAAAAAGTGTTACGCGCGGCCAGCACAGCGTGGATACGTTATAAACTTTAATGAAATCGATAGCAGCCCGTTTGATCCTCGTATGCATGCTCGATTAGCTTACATAATATGGTAACCACGCAAATACCAACGGCCTTGGTTTAAATCTTGATGCTGTGCCGTAATAGGATATGCGGCAAACATTTACGGAACTTGCCCCAGATTGCACAACGGGGACGTAAGGATGTTCTGCACGGCTATGCACGTGTACGTACAATTGTCACGGTTGGTGCGCGAGGCCGAGTCACCGCCGATCGCACGTGCAAAGCAGACATTACAGCGAGACCAGCGAGGAAGTCGAAATCTATGGCTACGGTGTACCGTTATAACGCTTTGCATTTAATAGCGATGCATCGCCGCGCTGTTGCGCCCGTTCGTCTCGCTTGACCCTTTCGTTAGCGGATTCCTTCCGGCTAAAA of Cardiocondyla obscurior isolate alpha-2009 linkage group LG15, Cobs3.1, whole genome shotgun sequence contains these proteins:
- the Pym gene encoding partner of Y14 and mago isoform X1, producing the protein MASTYIKDETGTFIPASQRPDGTWRKQRRVKDGYIPQEEVPLYESKGKQLIKKPLYPVGASPEFIAEHKAKLEALAVKNKVIPGMQAKTQEGSKKKKKKNKSKAVDSATEGLAKITISEPESHKEALSHSDKLPAIAKQATTTNSVNKDSSNVAQKTTDPQKRLKNLRKKIREIEVLEDKMKSGALKNPDKEILEKIARKIEISKEIKRLEATL
- the Pym gene encoding partner of Y14 and mago isoform X2 produces the protein MQIGTFIPASQRPDGTWRKQRRVKDGYIPQEEVPLYESKGKQLIKKPLYPVGASPEFIAEHKAKLEALAVKNKVIPGMQAKTQEGSKKKKKKNKSKAVDSATEGLAKITISEPESHKEALSHSDKLPAIAKQATTTNSVNKDSSNVAQKTTDPQKRLKNLRKKIREIEVLEDKMKSGALKNPDKEILEKIARKIEISKEIKRLEATL